The following nucleotide sequence is from Mangifera indica cultivar Alphonso chromosome 1, CATAS_Mindica_2.1, whole genome shotgun sequence.
GTAACTTCTAAATATCTATTTCTGTTTCTGATATGTTACATTGATAATGGTGATTTCATGTagaattttgtattataatttcatGACAGGTGGTTAAAACTACAAATCCACAAGGAGGAGTTGAGAGAAGGGTGGAAACCGTTAAATATGATTCATCAGGCGGGCAAGGCCAACAGGTGAGGAGTGTGGAGGTGGTTCACCACCTCCCTCCTAACACCAGTGATGGTGTCTCGGCGGCGACAGGTGCCACTTCTGCCGCGGAATCCATTCTCCAATCTGCCAAGGAAGccatctaaaaataaataaatgcttgACCTTCCCAATTGCaaatgagttttatttatttatttatttttataacttgagAATATCTTCTTGAATTTTATTGACATTCTCTAATGTCCTTGAAGGATGCTTTGTTTTGTATTTCTACCATgaaattagggctggattcgagccgagccgagccgagctcggcttgcagccagctcgggctcgggctcggctcgactttttaatggccggctagagttcggttcgagctcgactcgagccgaattcggctcgagttcggctcgttttcagttcggctcggtaacggctcggcttgactcgttttttatatcaaaacgacaccgttttgtatatatatggatcaaaacgacgtcgttttgtataaaaaaaattttttaaaaatatattgagccagctcaggctcggctcaagctcgatcgagctgagctgagcccggctcgtttcgggctcgaaccgagccgagccgagctcgagctcgagctggctcggctcgaatccagccctacatgaaatttataatcatataaataaaacgCCATTAAAAGGCCTGGTCTTCGAGTTTTGAATAGCGTATGCAATTTGTTTCCTTCACCTTGAACCAACAGTTCATTGCGGATTTAGAATCTTGTAACTTCATCTGTTTTGTCTTATGTGGCTGGGTAAGTTATTGTGTTAATTGGTAGGGGGACAGAAAGATCTTTATATTGcacaagaaaatgaatttgctACTTTTTTAGCTTGTCTTCAACGTTAGGAATTTTTGAGTTACTTTTTTGGTTTGATAGGCGAATGGGAAATGCTTATTGAAGTTTTGGATATTAAATAAAAGtgattcatattaaaaatgtgGCAACCTAAAGTTTCGAGATAGAGGTAAATGAGTATTCCAAATGACAAGGAATTAAAGTAGAGTCattctaaatataaaatactcATTTTGTGCATCGTATTAGATAAAATGATTGTTCCAGAAGTTTTGTCATTGCTAGTTCCAGAAATGTTTAAGTTGCTTTAAGGAAGAACAAGCTTGTTTTGGGAAGAATAAGGTTGTTCCAAGTTTGATGATTCACGAGAATCATAACAAAAAAGGAAACTAGCTCATTCCTTGCAGAACAAGAAAGTTGGACATCACTTAGAATGCCCATTCCATTGGACAAGACTAAAgagttttagtttgaataaaattatattttgggtCCACTTATATAAAAGTAACTTCAATTAATCAATATGATCcatttagagttttttttaagAGATTAATCAAATAACGATAACTCATTAGATGTGACACATTATCAAATCACAGAAATTTATATGCTCATAATTGATTTTTGGCTCTTTTGtcataaattctttttaattacaatGACATTTTTCACGATAGTTGATATTAGAGCGAGGGAAAAATGAGTGGATTGAGTGAGTGCACACATGAAATTCAATAGCAagagaaattttcaatttatggTAGTCGAGGGTTTTAGATTTGTTAACATAGAATAATGTAGAATAACGTTTACAAGGTGTTGAGAGAAATAGAGCTGGCCAACATAGATGAGGAAAAATGCCAAGAAATGGAAATAGTTGTTTTCAATACTATTCAAATgtgtttgttaaatttagtaatttatgaTATGACAATACAAAAATAACACAAGGTTTATGATCAATGTGTAGTCAGAACAAGACAACAAGTTTCATTGTGTCTTCATCATTGTCTCTCTATGACACAATGTAAAATACAAATATCAAGTTACTATAGGTCACCAATATCTCATTCAAAATATGTCCCTTAACCTTCATGTTAGTATGGTGACTAATTATTAAACCCATCACCAAGCACAAAACTGGTTAAAGTatatatctttcatatttatcctaaatcaGAACTCATCagtaaagtttttttataaatatcccATTAAAGTATCATATTGGAACCCATcaccatatttatcctaaaccATCATCAAGCATAACTCTAATTGATTAAACCAAACATTCtctatatttactttaaatcaaaactcattaataaagttttttttataaatatcccATTGAAGTAGTTTGTTGAGgccttaaaccctaaaaccatagttgtgttaaaattatttaaactaataatgaataatacatcatttttgtGCCAAAATTATATACCCAAATTCACACTCCCCTTAAATGCCAGTTTCACGAGGTGCCCAACTTGACTTAAGGGTGATTTATCGTTGACCGACAAGACTTTTGTACTCATTTGAGCCGAAGTTATGGCAGGCAGGACAAGGCTCTGgtgatttgatataatttcaaaaGATTCACTGCACAAGAATTTGACTGCAATAACAATACGCAATAGTAGAgggattttatttgaatttatttataggccaaacgactatttcccacccaaggtttagcgttttctcaaaagtcccccctttaactatggaaacaccaaacacccacccatgaccggttagatttaaccaaaccctaacggtggtaggggtaaaatcgtcattttgactataatattaaaaataaactaaaatagaatctaatttcgcccccctaaactttaaaaactaaaattttcccccaccctaagttttaaaaaatggcagtttcaccctagggtttggttttgaaatctccggcgacctctccggctccgttgccgacgaccgctccctcccgaagcaatctctccttccggcgatctctttcctcctatttggaggtccgatcgacgtccggagacgtcgtgggagacgaagacttcgtcttcccgacgaagtcttcgtctcccacgacgtctcccgacgtcgatcggacctccaaatgggaggaaagagatcgccggaaggagaggttgcttcgggagggagcggccgtcggcaacggagccggagaggtcgccggagatttcaaaaccaaaccctatggtgaaactgccattttttaaaacttaggcggggggaaaatttcagtttttaaagtttaggggagcaaaaggagataaaattttcagccgttagggtttggttaaatctaaccggccatgggtgggtgtttggtgtttctatagttaaagggggacttttgagaaaacgctaaaccttgggtgggaaatagtcgtttggccttatttataTGCCATGAAATTGTACACCCAGAATTGAAAGCCCTGTTCAATTAGTGGCAGTGGTTGGTTTGTAGGTTTAAACCATAACGACAAGCATCGGCATTGTTTAATTcgaaaacaatcaaattatgtatatatattttaaaatatataattaaatatataaatattatattattgacggattttaaaataagaatatgaTATAGATCTTAGATGGTTACACGTTACCTCTTTATTGACCccaaacaaatattataatattgatgTTATTACACACACTTTATAATTACGTATGTGAAATATTATGGTGGttataatactaaattatacaGATTTTGAGAGACTCAtatctcaaaaattaattattaaaattaaaaaattaaagattatataaatcttatattagaagtttatattttttaatataagattcaaatttcatactttatatttaaaatttttataaaataaaataatatttaatcatataatgttacagtatattcaattatataaataaaagaatgaaaaactAGGCATTAGTGGAAAGGGCAGTCATGATTTGTAATGATAAATTTCAAGTAAACATGTGCATCCAGAATAGCGACAGTCATTTCCAAATTTACCGATGAATTGGTTTATTGTTGGAGCCCGACATCCTTATTACATTCAACAATTGAATTGTCTATCTGAGTCTAATTAATTTCTACTGTTACCATGATTTAAAACTTGCCTGTCATCTCAAGTTAGGTGGCTGTCGGGATCTTCACTCCTGTCTTCTGCCTTTCAGCTTTACAGCTTCAACGCTCCGccatcaatttcaattttctaaGTAGGTAAGGTGGTTGTTTGTTCAACAAAACCTCTCATCACACATCCCACCAAATTCTCTGTTTCTCAAACAACTGGGAaacttctttttattattattattattataatttctggTTAATGCTCTTGTCTTATTTGAGCtttgagagagaaaattttgattttgttagtcCTTTCCCCATGTCGATTATCAGGTGGACTTTTCCCGAAAAGGGACAACAGCAATGGCAAGCTATAAAGCTAGACCAATGCAGGTCTATTGCACAAAAATTAACAATGTTAGAGAAAATTTTTATGGGGATAATGTATTTGATTATACATTATACAGTACTTGCGGGGATTTGTCATCTTACAAAGTTAATTACACAGATAGTAGAGGCTTATTTTACTGGGCTGTCATCCATCTTATGgtctttatttgattaaatactttaaaattaaaaattaaaaaaaaaattaactgttTAATATTGTGACATTGTTTGTAtagataatttgattgtttctaTATACAGTAGTTAAAGGCTTCTACCAATTTGAAATGATATGAAGCCAAAAACACAATTTATCAGATTTGAAACTGCAAAGATTGGAGGAAACTGGGAAAACTACAAGCGTCTAAAATATCACTTCCTGACCAAAAAGCTGaacactatttttgaaaatcagTGTGAGAGAAGAAACAAGAGAGTACTGAAGTTTTGACAATTTCtctgaaaattattaaaagacaaGAGATATGGGTGTTTACAGCCACTTCAATTATGTTCTACCACGTGCACTACCTGCTTTCTTGTTTATACTTTCAAACTTTGACCTATTCTGCATGCAAATTCCATTGTTAGCTTTCTTATTTCCCCTTCACTTCAGGCCTCTTCTTCTTAAGACATGTGATGACAGAGAAATCATATAAGAAAGAGAAACATTTTCATTCTGTAAGTTTTGAAAGctgaaattttaaaactctGATGTTACAGATTTATATTTTGGCAAATCCCATTAAAGAAATTCTTCCATATGTTCAAGAAACAATACTGCAAAAATTTCAGATACTGCTCATGGCAGTTGTTAACTAGGAGTTAAATTTTAACTTACTTTCTGGGTTCTAAAACCCCAATTACAGGCTTCAGGATTTGCACATGACAAAGTGCAGAACGGGCTCTGGAGATTATCAGTTACTCTTTTATGGCCATTATGATAATGTGGTACATGCCATGGGTTATGTCTGGTTGACCAGGAAAAGTTTGGGTAGAAAACACAACATTTCCCAAGTACTTTGCAGTTCATTTAAACAGAAGTTGTTAATTTACCCAAATGGAAAATCCTGATTACTATTAAAATCAGTACTAGTAACCAACATTTAACAGGTAGTGATTATTATAAGATTCCAGAGTTATTATTTCTCGGCCCACAGCCTTAGCTGTTGCTTTTAACTGTTATCATTAATCtgataattaaaacaaaatcatcatgAGATTAATGTCAAATCATAGTTACCATACTGGCTTATGAAAGCAGGAACAGAACCATTAAAATTACAACTTCTTTTTAGGTCAGACTCATAGTCATACTTGATTTCTGTAGTACAACGAATCTCCACATATTGATATCTCTTTCAGAATTATGAGTGCTTTCAACTGCCGAAATTCACCACCTAAAATCTTCCCTTGTTGACTTCTATTGTGATGAGTATTTCCTGCGTAACTTTTTGATACAGAAAATTCCCACAAAACCATCTATTTCTGGGGTGTTGAATAATCCAAAGAATGAAAAAACACCCAACTTGAGACTTTTTCAAGTAAAACATGTATTTCTTGGCCCAGTTGTTTGTAATGGTTTACAAAACACAGCACAATTTGCAATAAAGCTTCCAATGTTGTTTGCTTCAACAAGCATTGAAATTTATTACTGTTAGTTATTTCTGGCAGCGTTTGTGAATATGAGATATGGACTAGGATCAGCGAAAAAGGCATTGACCAACCAGTTACcctaaattataaaaagagaGTAGCAAGGACATTTATTCATCAGAATTTAGAAGCTTTCGATGTAAAACATGTATGGGGATTAATTTGCAATGAAATCactaaaactatttttttttccccgCAACAATTGCTTGATCTTTATTGACTTAATTTGTAAACCCAACTAAATAATGAGAAAGCcgtaaaaaaattttgacagcTGACTCCCAAGTCCCAAGATGCCAAAACagccaaaaaatgaaaatacagGGTCAGACAGAGGGGCAGCCAGAAGACTGACATTGTGTTAGCAGAAAAGGACATCTGAGTATGCAAGTCCTTTAGATATAAGAAAAATGCAGAGTATCAAAGTTGTTGAACCACACAAAGTACGgagaattaaatcaaactagCTAAATACTTGGCCTAGAGAAAGATACCAGATACCCATAATAAGAAGGCTTAGTCCAAACATTCCCCAGGATCAACTAATACACATACCAGAGTATGAACAAGTATAGAGGCAATCTGCTAACTTAACAGATTACCCTAAAACCTCAAGCAATTAAAGAGAGATATGATGAGAGCAGGGAAGAAAAGACTGCAAGATGAATTCGGCTATTGTTATAACTCTTTTAGAACTTCACCCAGTACCTCACCAATGTTTCTGATGTTTACTTCAGGGATTGAAACTAAAGATTAACATCTGTTGCTCACAGTAATATTCATATTCCAGTCTACAGCCAAGACATAGACCTTTCACCTGGCCTATGTAGGAAAACTCCCAATTGATCAGTTTTATCGTTGAGGAAAAACAGTCCAAGATATTACTCCCTGTGGTGAGCTTGCACCTAAGTTAATGAGATTGATGGGCAGATGATGGTAATGATGGTGTAGCTGAAGCACATTCTGATGTTTATCAACTAAGATGATTGTAAAAATAATCAAGAGATGCCAATCAGAAAAACTATGCagtaattaacatatataaaccACCAATCTCCTCATTCATTCTCAAAACAAGCCATCACCCAACTAAATTCTACAAGGCAGAGAGAGAATTTTAGCTTGTCTTTCATTGATTCCATATTAAAGTTTTGGCTAgaaagacaacaataaataaagcATGACATACAAAGTTATTTGCGCCTCAACGATAATACTAAAAGaggaataatataataacatgttcTACAGTGGATACTAGGGCAGAGATAGATTAATGCTGGCTGCTAAGCTCATCCACAAGCATATTCATTGAAGGCAGTGGCATCTGTTGAACATGGACTCTGCTCCTTTTGAATCGAGACTCAGGCGAGGATGAgactgatgatgatgatgatgtccATGAATCATGTGAGTCTTCAGAGTTGAAAGATGCATCAACAACGCCGTCTGGGCTTCCAGGTATATACTGAGATAGATTCCTTCGTTTGTGGCGTCTTTCATGGCTACTAGCTACTTCCAGGATGAGCATGTAATACTCATTGACTTCATCCTGTTCAAAAGGAATACATAATATTAGGCAATCAAATTTTGATGACTAAATAAGAACAGCAAATATAAAGACAGACAGAATAAACCCTGTAAGTAGATTTCAGACCTCACTGATTTTGAGCACACTCATAAGCTGAGTTTGGTATTCCACATGATTAAGTGGCTCAACATCCTTAATAGCATGTAGCATTGTAGCAGTAGCCAATACAGAAGGAGGATAAGCTATAAACCTTGAGTCTGGAAtcaaataaaatctaacaaagtcaacatttaaaaccaaaatattagGAGTGAATTAACAATTTCCTTTACTAATTCCCAAtttgttaaggaaaaaacaaattagaagTAAAAGACATAGATTTATTACCAGCAATGACAGAGAGAAGCAAGCACTCACACCTACTCATGAACCCCCAACGCAGGTGAGTCTTCAAACCAAGCCTTCTTACgataaaatcaaagaaagaaattggTGTCACCGGATTCATCCTCCAATCAAGTGTGGAAAGCACCAGAATCTCCATTTTCTGAATAGTCTTTGCTTCAAAAACATACTTTGATTCCTCTACCTAAACATAACACAAAACCTTACATTTATGATTCAATAACAAGTTCAATAAACACaacacaaatgaaaaaaaaaaaacacccaaTACCTTACGGCAAAATAGCACCAGTAAGCACACAAATAAACAGAACACAGAACGCCGCATTAAATCAGTGAAAAGTTCAACAacacaaagagagagagagagagtcaagAATTGGCATTATAACAAACACCCAGATCCAAAATGAATAAAGATATATACTTGCAAGTCCAGAAGGAGTGGGACTTGGGTCTCCTCAACTTTGGCAGCGAGTGACAAACAAGTCACAGCAGTAAGTTGACCCATCCATGGCGCGTCTCTTTGAAACTTGAAGCTTGAAACGAACCTATCAAAGTAATTGACAGCAAGAACAGCAGTCAAAGCTTTGAAGCCAAAGAAAGCCTTCACCTTGAAAATCCAGTCCATAGCCTCTTCACGAACACACACCAAAAACCCATCATAGTTGAAGTCACTACAATGCGCACGAGTCTCATTTTCCTTAGAAATCAAATAGGATAACTCAGAATCCTCCCAAAACAAGTCATGCTCAACAACAGCAAGAGATGACAAAGCCGAGTCCTCTTCTTTACATTTTTCATCCTCAAATTCATTAACAGTCTGATCCTCCAAACAACTACTCTCTTCCTCACAAAAAAGACCATCAAGCATATTTAAAGAAGGTGCTTGTACCTCTTCAGTCACTTGTTGAAGCAAAGCCATCTCCCTCAAATAAGAAGAAGATGGAAGCTTGTGgtcattatacaattataaaaatccAAATCTTGTCATTCGCTAATACCCTTTTCTTTATAGGCACTAACTGGACTAGAGTGACAAAAGAAAGGGAGAAATGAAGTGAGCGAGCGAAGGGTTTTATCTATGGAAACTTGACGCCTgtccttttttatttattcccCTATAggatttctttttcatttggttccttttttttaataaattattttataattgtttagaGTGTTTGGCGCTCAAGATGAGATAAAACGTAACGGTACTCCCTCTGTTATTAGAAGTGAGAATGCTCAATTTATACCGGGGTGGAACTAAACTTAATCGAAtctgaatattttttatttaaatttaatttaaataaaaattaatttaatttaaaaaataatttaagtttaattcaaatttataatttaaaatcatgacttaaatttattatttgaatttataattcattaataaaatgatattgtttcattattatttaatataatttgaatagagTTATAAATTAAGTCTAAACTAAATTAAGTTATCTATCTAACTCGtaaattaaactgaattaaactctGTCTAATTCAAATTCGGTTTGGTTTTGAAACAAATTGAATCTTTTAACACAAACTTAATTCATATTCGagctaaacaaatttaaatcaagcaaaatcaattttcaaatatgaactaatttgatttggatctaatactatttaaaaataaataaataaatttatttgtattaatttataattgactgaaacaattatttaatttttttattttaaaattatctaaccAAAGACTAAAACTAGTGCAACAAATGGTGTGAATAAGTTTGTTTCTTATTATTACTCCTAAATTTTTGTCATCAAggtgaataatttatttttggaaataAAGAGCGAGTGGCTGCACGCTGCTTAGATAGATAGACagataagagaagaaaaagaaaaagaaaagcaaaagaatGTTATATTTCATATATCAGTCACCTACAAAAGCCTACTATACTATTTTCATCTTCTCTACACATCTACTCTAtatggtataatatatatatattttataaataagataggatttgaattaaatttattcaaatttaaactcaaatttgaatggAACAAATCTAAAACCAGCCAGCCTTAAATAAGCTCAAGCTtgtgagttaaaaatttttatacaaaataacgtcgttttgatcaatatatattaaaacgatattattttaataacaaactaattaaaagtttaagtttgaaatgagttaaactgaactcaaattgagtttaaacttagtTACAATGAGTTCAATGAATCCGAATTCAGactctattatatataaatcgaatcaaacttaattttaatccGATTTGAATCTATCCtaattataaatacaattaatttataagaaaataagacCCAATATGACCATGAGGATAATTCAAAAGGATTCATATTTGGCCAGTCCAATGCAATCATTTACAAAAGACTGAATAACATTTTTGACAATGAGGCTAGGCTTAAAATAACTTTTGGGTaggtatatatattaaaataatatgaataatattatatatatttattttaaatatataaatatatatttatatttattattatataattaaatattattttattattaatttaaatttatctaattatatgatgacacatataaatatgtatatatttgtataaaattgttaatttttcaaagtttaaatctaaaaaaaattgttaattttccaaACCAATAAAGGaaacagataaaattttattatttttaatatattattaattaaataacaattttattcctaaaattaattaattttgttaatattaatactCTAAAGGtaggagtttgagttttcaatatgtagtatatattaatttgagaattCAAAAATCTTTGGATAAAAATAAGTTCTTTGGTcgtaatatatacatatataacacttcagaaaagtaaaattgaaaacaaattgatattacagtataatttataatagtttattatttaataaaaattatgagaaatataaaatatataatttttatatataaataatgatagatatataattaaaaataaaaaataaaataatatttaattatataataatatattattatttatatataaaaatatatataattttattgaagaatAATACAAGTCAAATGCAATTATTGGTGGCGTAAAAAATAACAAGAAGACACGTGGTCCTATTACAAGAGTAACACTGAGAAATGGTCAACACGTACAATGACGTATTCACAATTTGAAAGCATGGAATATATATTCTTTACGGCTACAGCTATTAGGTATTttccccatatttttttagtcaCATCACAATTCACACGTGTTTAAATAGGGGATAAAATCGTAAATTTGATGGTAAATGAATTGGTGAGACAGAGGCAAAGCAAGCCTATTAATGAAGGAAGCAGCACTGAATGTTTTGCTGGTTTAGGAAAGGAGGAGAGAAGCTGCGTTTGAATAATTCATCACAATAGATGAGCGCCAAAAGGGAAATACAACACTGCTGGTCTCTAGCTCTTAACTTTTCCATAATTTGTCCATGCCCCATCTCAGCAGTTtcccataataataataaacatgttaaaatgtaattaaatgtttttattgtatGTTTCAAATTTTACACCTTAGGACCCCAACATTAAGATAAGGGAATTAATCATTATGGGTGGGAGAAGACGAAGAGATAACCTGTAATTcagaaagaagatgaaaacgGTACAGTTTTTATCGAAAAGGTGGTGTGGTACCAACAGTATGCAGTCAAAAACAGGCGAAACGAGCCCCGCCCAATCTGAAGCAACAACaacctctctctctttctctgcaTTATTGTCTCTCTTGTCAGCCATTGCCACCGTACACTTCTTCGTTTTGATATTTCATGTCCCATTCCCTGTgctgttctttt
It contains:
- the LOC123215747 gene encoding cyclin-D3-3-like, whose protein sequence is MALLQQVTEEVQAPSLNMLDGLFCEEESSCLEDQTVNEFEDEKCKEEDSALSSLAVVEHDLFWEDSELSYLISKENETRAHCSDFNYDGFLVCVREEAMDWIFKVKAFFGFKALTAVLAVNYFDRFVSSFKFQRDAPWMGQLTAVTCLSLAAKVEETQVPLLLDLQVEESKYVFEAKTIQKMEILVLSTLDWRMNPVTPISFFDFIVRRLGLKTHLRWGFMSRCECLLLSVIADSRFIAYPPSVLATATMLHAIKDVEPLNHVEYQTQLMSVLKISEDEVNEYYMLILEVASSHERRHKRRNLSQYIPGSPDGVVDASFNSEDSHDSWTSSSSSVSSSPESRFKRSRVHVQQMPLPSMNMLVDELSSQH